The sequence atacaattgcagtgaaataggatagcgaattatacaattgcagtgaaataggatagcgaattatacaattgcagtgaaataggatagcgaattatacaattgcagtgaaataggatagcgaattatacaattgcagtgaaataggatagcgaattatacaattgcagtgaaataggatagcgaattatacaattgcagtgaaataggatagcgaattatacaattgcagtgaaataggatagcgaattatacaattgcagtgaaataggatagcgaattatacaattgcagcgaaataggccagcgaattatacaatttaggccagcgaatcatacaattgtatatgtatagcgaattatacagttttatgtttgctatggagcgtaattatgtaaactttgctatagcatacaaatatgaattttttgtttgctatatgtgaaagttgcccttgtTAATTCCTTCCCATAATTATTTgggaaaattatatgaaatggcAAACATtcataactaattatatattaggggtatagtttaatttatttacattatataattatagtttattttatttttctataattaatGGGGGCCCACAACCTATTAAGTAACCAATtgtataaaaaccttattttctaattttgtatataattatacacAATCTAATTTTCTCTCTCCTTTTCACAATTAATTTTCTCTCTCCTTTCCACATTCTAACGTCTTCTTCTACAATTAATACTCCAATATCAGATTTGAATTTCGAATTTCTGTCCAAAATTTCAGGAATCCCTCCCGAAGTTGAAGTCCCCTCCCTTAGTCGAAGTCAATTTTGTAAGTAATCCTTAATTTTAGttgtttaccttttttttttcctaacttatctaaaaattgtatattttgatgaaataatcGTTTTTCTGTTCTTGATAGATCTAAATTTCGTCAAACAATGAACGAATCGTCTACATCTTTGAGGATTACTAGAGGTAGTCCTTTGCATGTCAATGTTGTTGACATTTTACCATCCTTTTCAATGGGGCTAACTCAAGAATTTGGGGTTAATGTAGGGTCTTTGGGAAAATCAAAACAACTTATACAAGAACAAACCATGGAAGAACtgagatcaaagaaaaaaaactaccCTATGCCAGTTCAACAAGTTATTAAAAATGCCAAAGCTAGaggcattaaaattgtacaagGTACAAGAAAGAGGAAAGCTGTAATCGTTGAATCAGAGGAAAATGATTCTGAAGTTGTCGGATCTGAAGAAATTCATAATCATGAGGTAGTGTCTTAAAACACAAACttagatacaatttttttgttaattagttgtcaatatacaaaaactattaaattaagtattgtatatagtatattcCATGTGAgtaattgtatatagtatattgcatgtttatgttatttttggtttttgtatatatatacaaaatatggAGAAGTTTACTCTGGTGTTTCTTTGTGTTTTATAGCTCTGCTCATTTCTTGAATTAGGTGAATGTCAAAATGGTTTTGACTTTTGATTATGTTCCATGCTCTTTTTGTGTGTTTGTGACTTGTTTAGGGTTGTGGAATAAAGGGGCATTGGTAAAGTTTTTGTCTTTGTGTGTTGTGCCTTGTGTTTTCTGGAACTTCTCAAGCATGATATTTGTATATTCCTTTGTTATGTTGCTCGATCTCTTCAAAAATGTCGGCGAGTGCGTGTCGGATCCTTCAAAAGTAATTGGACTTAGTTATACAgatggaaaatttgaatatatgattagaatttgtatattctattagttatatacaaatttttgaagttagtatatattaagtttacatacgtatacaaaaattgatatGTACATGTCTGTTTTAATAGCTGGTAGTAGGGATTGTATATAGATGGGAAAATATCATAGGtgattataattttgtatattgtagtagttatatataaattattgaatataatgtatttaatatgcatatacaatttataaaaacattgaataagtgttagtatatactatatacaattaaaAACTTGAACAACATATATCTCTTGTTATACAAATTCGTAAAATGCATTTTGtacatgtatatatttattcaataagattgtatatgcatatttattgCAATATAATTGGATGTGTATATACAATAAAAGACATTGAATACGTGCTggtatatactatatacaaaaaatgcaagttcatatatataaacaGAAAATAATCTGCGAATgacttattttttgattttttttatatatataggtaGGTATGTATATACAGAAATTAATTTGTACATGACTtattataaaattgttttttttttgtatatatatactatgtttATTTCatacacttttattttttattttttaggaaGTCAGATATATTTGCAACAACCGTGAAAAAAGGACAATTCACATGCAATGTTATACGCAAATAAACACATTGAATGAGCTTCAGAATAAACTGCCTCCAAAGCAATATAATCGTATATGTGCATCATCGTGTTTTGCACAGTTAACAGCAATGAGACGATGTCACGTGCAAGCACAACTGTTTAGATGCATTATGTTGAGGGAGTTGGAAGGTAGTTCTGTGAATGCaatacttttttatataaatggCACAACGCTTCGATTCACAATACGGGAATTTGCCATTATTTCTGGTTTGAATTGTTCTGATAATGGTGCTGACTTCAACTTTGATACTGATCAACCCAATAGAATCATCGATGAGTATTTTCCAGGGAATTCTCCTGTCACTAAAGCTCGTTTGGCTGAAGCTTTTAAAGCAAAGGTATGGGGTGACAATCAGGAAGATGCATACAAGTTTGGGATTCTATATTATATACATGAGTTTATCATGTCCGCAGAAcctactacaacaacaatagaTATGTTGGACTTTGATCTGGTTGAAACAGGTAGATTTATGGATTATCCTTGGGGTCGGAAGGCTTTTAATGAACTTGCTAAATCCATAAACAACAAGATAAAGCCATGTGGACAGTACTACAGAATTCAGGGCTTTCCACTTTCAATGCAAGTTTGGTTCTatgaatgttgttcttatgttgaTGAAAAGATTGCTGTCAAGGTTTCTAGTCACATTCCTCGGATTATCAATTGGGTGACTAAGAACGACCATCCTCGGTTTgattatttcatgaaaacaatttttaatgATGCAGATAATCCGGTATGCGTTTACTTAatacaatttataaattatagaaGTTAGTATACATTTACTTACTACAAATttatattacatttttattatattgaattataatttttaattattatgcaGATTAAGTTCAGAAATATTGAGCCAACAGCGATGGAAATTAAAATCCTCAAACTTCCACAATCGACAGAACAATCAATTTCTCAGGGCCTGCAGACTGATCACAATAAAGTTACAGATCCGGATGATGATTTACAAAACCCGCCCAGTATAACAAgcagaaaaggaaaagaaaaagttattgAATGTTCTTCATCGattaggaaaaagaaaaagcaacCCGTTACAGTCATCTCTTCAACAAAGGCAGTTAAGACATACACACGAAGATCAATGGCGCGCAAAGCCACACGATCACAGTCCATCAATATCAATAGTGTTGCGAAACACAGTGATGCAGGTACGTCACACAACAATGAAAATGTAGAGCAGAAAAGTGTACAAGACAGAACACAAATGGGGCAAATTAAGAAGTCAACAAGCATTACAATATCGCGTGATGAATTTGAAGCATTCAAAAAATCGATAATCaaatatacaattcaaatatatgttatttgaaaatattatatacaattattaataaaatatgctACTTCTTCACATAGGTCAAGGACGAGTTCGCTGATTTGAGCAAAAATGCTTGAAGACAAATTCAAAACAGTGTTGGAAGCTATGAATTCAAAGGTATCAcatgtataaattttttgttttaattatttatatacaatataCTTTATACTTATGAATAcagttgtatattttttttccaggGTAATGTCGTCGATGATGATCAAGAATCACCCATCGGAGATGTTCATCAAAAGCCCACATACACCCCACATGAACCCCAAAGTCAATCTGCAAATGTGACAGAACAAGAGGTATTATTTTGctttatttatacattaattCAGTTTATACacattttgaaatgaaataaattgtatataaGTAAATTCAGTTTGTAGacataatgaaattaaataattaagaactaTATACTAGTATAGATCAAATTATACATCAGcatattacttatttttatactgaatatactacaacatattttcttttattgtttacATTATAATCAGGCTACATTTGAAGATGTCATGCAAGAAACGCATATCACTCGTGTTCAGCAGTTAAATAACAAGTCTTCACAGTTAGGTGCACAAAAAAACCCGATACGTCATCAAAGTGCATTAAAAGATCGTGAGGTATCCGTAAATGattatatacattttaaaatttaatataatggTTTATAATCAATTTGTTAGATATTTAcgttattattttctttttaagctGGGAGATAACTTGCAAGAACTAAACCAGAATTCCCCACTCTTGGATCATGTTGTTTTGGGTGATAATTTGAATGATGTAAGTGGCACTGCCTCACAAGATCAATTAGTGTTGTATGCTAATGTGGATGCCCAGCAAAATGCCCAAAGGGAAACTGAAAGTAGCTCAAACAGTCGGGtaatatataacatatacaatGCTGCATCTCACGAGCGTATTGCAGAAGCAGAGGAGTCTATTNCTCTTGCTGTTTTTTTCCGAGGCTTACCCTTTGGCCTGCCAGGAGGTCTTTTAAATTTTGGAGGTAATACGTCATCAGCAATAACGCTATTCGGAATCAACCATGCCTTTACATCCGGTAAAGGATGTATAGGCATATTATATGTCTTCAACATTGTCTTTGGTTTGTATAAATCCGAGCAATATTCATCTGGTGGTAGACTCTTCCATTTCAATACCGCCCAAGCATGTTCACAAGGTATTTCCTCGTACTGAAATCTTCCACAGATGcaagttttttcttttagacAGACTACAAAATATCTCCCATCATCATTAACATTGTGCACATATTCCGTTGACGGTACAACCTGCTCATTTATAAATAcaattaatgaaatgatgttcaTACTAATATATACAACTAAATTTTGTCAACACTCCTAAATATATACTTATTCTTAAATATTACCGTCATACTTGTGCTCAATGCTTCATTGTCTGTTAGTATGTCATGGTATTTTCCAATCAATGATGTGAATGTGCAGGTTGCCTCCTTCTTGTAGTCATGATTCCACCTTCCAAATAATAGCCTTACCTCTTCGAGAAATTCAAAAATAGGCAATTCTCTAGCTGAAACAAGTGCTGCATTTATACTCTCAGCAATATTTGATGTCATGTGCCATCCTCTATGTACTTGTGCATAACAAAGAGCCCATTTTTCATATCCAGCTAAATCCAAATACTCTTTCACTCTTATATCTTCTTTTTCTACAGTATCCATTAACATATCAAATTCATTCTTTGTGCAAGCTTTTGCCATTGTATAGAATACACCAGATAACTTCTCATGAGATTTTCTAAACTTTTTCTGAACGTTATTCCATAAATGCCACATACAAGCATAGTGTGGGACATTACTGTATACATTTGTAACAGCCTTTATAATGCTCTCATTTCTATCAGACACAACACACATGTTACTCCTCTCACCGTATGCTTCTTTAAGTTGCTCAAAAAACCAAGTCCACGCAGCATCATTTTCAGAATCGATAATACCATATGCAAGTGGAAATATATGTCCtacaataatatcaaaatcatatattaaaTGTACATATACAACAGATTCAcgtttatacatatacattattacatatatacatatatatatacctgCGCCATCTGTCGTGCTTGCTGCAACAAATGTACCATTATATGGACCTCTCAGATGACTACCATCCACCACGACTACTGGTCTACAATGATTGAATCCTTGGATAAATGTATTCAATGCAACAAATAGATACAAGAACTCATTATTCGTACTCTTTTTCATACGTATATGAGACCCCGGATAAGTGATATCCATCATATACAAATATGCAGGTAACTTTGCATATGATGCAGCTGGTGTACCCCTCAAAGCTTTCAATGCTTTCTCCCTGGCCCTCCAAGCCTTCATATAGTTAACATCAACTCCTAGATCAATCTTAACATCCTTTCTTATATCAGCTGGTGTATATTTACGTTTATGATCTACAAATTTAGGTTTCACAATCCCTCCTATTAAATTGCTAGTTACATGTCTTTGCGAATAAACTCTATCTTTTAAAGGACATGTAAGCTTTCGGTTGAATGCTCGAATTCTGAACATTCCAGATTTGTTGATATTAGAGGCCTTCATTAACCATTCACATCCTTTAGAAAAACATTCCAGAGTGTAACtgcatataatttttaatatagtatacAAATTTAGTTTACAATAGgcaataaaaacatttatacaGTTTAAAAGTCACTATTTGAGAGGCACACTACCTTATTGAATTTGACCGAGTAGTTTTATACTGAAATCTCTCTTTAATCGCATATCGTTCCATGACTGctttcaaaattgatttgtCCTTGTATACTTGATCAACCTCAACATGCTTATTAGATTCGTCCGAAATCACCCAAGTTGTATCAATCGataaaaatgcaacatttgTATCCTCCGGTTCAACAACAATCATATCATGACAATCATTTTCTGCAACAGTTGCCAACACCCCCATCTCTTTACACTGAGAAATCTGT comes from Solanum pennellii chromosome 1, SPENNV200 and encodes:
- the LOC107026472 gene encoding LOW QUALITY PROTEIN: uncharacterized protein LOC107026472 (The sequence of the model RefSeq protein was modified relative to this genomic sequence to represent the inferred CDS: deleted 1 base in 1 codon; substituted 1 base at 1 genomic stop codon); amino-acid sequence: MNESSTSLRITRGSLGKSKQLIQEQTMEELRSKKKNYPMPVQQVIKNAKARGIKIVQGTRKRKAVIVESEENDSEVVGSEEIHNHEEVRYICNNREKRTIHMQCYTQINTLNELQNKLPPKQYNRICASSCFAQLTAMRRCHVQAQLFRCIMLRELEGSSVNAILFYINGTTLRFTIREFAIISGLNCSDNGADFNFDTDQPNRIIDEYFPGNSPVTKARLAEAFKAKVWGDNQEDAYKFGILYYIHEFIMSAEPTTTTIDMLDFDLVETGRFMDYPWGRKAFNELAKSINNKIKPCGQYYRIQGFPLSMQVWFYECCSYVDEKIAVKVSSHIPRIINWVTKNDHPRFDYFMKTIFNDADNPIKFRNIEPTAMEIKILKLPQSTEQSISQGLQTDHNKVTDPDDDLQNPPSITSRKGKEKVIECSSSIRKKKKQPVTVISSTKAVKTYTRRSMARKATRSQSININSVAKHSDAGTSHNNENVEQKSVQDRTQMGQIKKSTSITISRDEFEAFKKXVKDEFADLAKMLEDKFKTVLEAMNSKGNVVDDDQESPIGDVHQKPTYTPHEPQSQSANVTEQEMSCKKRISLVFSS
- the LOC107026482 gene encoding uncharacterized protein LOC107026482; its protein translation is MKASNINKSGMFRIRAFNRKLTCPLKDRVYSQRHVTSNLIGGIVKPKFVDHKRKYTPADIRKDVKIDLGVDVNYMKAWRAREKALKALRGTPAASYAKLPAYLYMMDITYPGSHIRMKKSTNNEFLYLFVALNTFIQGFNHCRPVVVVDGSHLRGPYNGTFVAASTTDGAGHIFPLAYGIIDSENDAAWTWFFEQLKEAYGERSNMCVVSDRNESIIKAVTNVYSNVPHYACMWHLWNNVQKKFRKSHEKLSGVFYTMAKACTKNEFDMLMDTVEKEDIRVKEYLDLAGYEKWALCYAQVHRGWHMTSNIAESINAALVSARELPIFEFLEEVRLLFGRWNHDYKKEATCTFTSLIGKYHDILTDNEALSTSMTVVPSTEYVHNVNDDGRYFVVCLKEKTCICGRFQYEEIPCEHAWAVLKWKSLPPDEYCSDLYKPKTMLKTYNMPIHPLPDVKAWLIPNSVIADDVLPPKFKRPPGRPKGKPRKKTARXIDSSASAIRS